A genomic region of Papaver somniferum cultivar HN1 chromosome 7, ASM357369v1, whole genome shotgun sequence contains the following coding sequences:
- the LOC113294565 gene encoding uncharacterized protein LOC113294565: protein MGIPTNPISETIADSSGAEAVPPELTALISQSGKFSRHSKIDFPRFDGNNPRGWIRKCERYFQLNMVVDTHKVDLASIHLDGRADSWFLDYQEGKPILEWSRFASDICFHFEDIASDNYVGSFNKLSQLTTVEEHVLSPLTTPPKPPFSNSKPFVTLPPTPTKLENSLPPIKRLTPAQMKVRKEKVLCYNCDEFYKHVHICKTQKLFMLVASKDNSSPSSVEELEDDNASPPSSSLDSPMEISLHALTGLVTHNTIIVPGHLQSRDIFILIDTGSTQSFVDAELAEQQQLPVSPTGHMLVTVANGDTTINKYFCPNLAWNMQGYDFVSDLRILPLGGCDMVFGVDWLNQLGDIIFNLAELGISFFYQGQHITLQGSSSLPTCNMISGNNFLQFLKDNTPAFIGQFFSISAVPLELIHPGIATVVESFSDVFYSPTSLPPQRVLDHKIPLKPNSEPLKDHIDVLTCKRQWWSSWKVNDMTIKDKFPIPLIDDLLDELNGAIIFSKIDLKSGYYQILMDITDIHKTAFRTHQGHYEFKVTPFGLTNAPATF from the exons ATGGGTATTCCCACCAATCCAATTTCTGAGACCATAGCAGATTCATCCGGTGCTGAGGCAGTTCCTCCTGAGCTTACTGCTCTGATTTCTCAATCTGGTAAATTCTCTCGACATTCTAAGATTGATTTTCCTCGATTTGATGGCAATAACCCAAGGGGTTGGATTCGTAAATGTGAAAGATATTTTCAGTTGAATATGGTTGTTGATACTCATAAAGTTGATTTAGCCTCAATTCACCTTGATGGTAGAGCTGATTCATGGTTTTTAGACTATCAAGAAGGTAAACCTATATTAGAATGGTCTCGATTTGCTTCTgatatttgttttcattttgaagACATAGCTTCTGATAACTATGTAGGAAGTTTTAACAAATTATCTCAGCTCACAACTGTAGAAGA GCATGTTCTGTCTCCACTTACTACCCCTCCAAAACCACCTTTCTCCAATTCTAAACCATTTGTTACCCTTCCACCAACACCCACTAAATTAGAAAACTCACTTCCTCCTATTAAACGACTTACCCCAGCTCAAATGAAGGTTAGAAAAGAGAAAGTATTATGTTACAACTGCGATGAATTTTATAAACATGTCCACATTTGCAAGACTCAGAAATTGTTTATGTTAGTTGCTTCGAAAGATAATAGTTCTCCATCATCGGTAGAGGAGCTTGAAGATGATAATGCTTCTCCACCATCATCGTCTTTGGATTCTCCTATGGAGATTTCGCTCCATGCTTTAACAGGGTTGGTTACGCATAATACAATTATAGTGCCTGGTCATTTACAGTCTCGAGATATCTTCATTTTGATCGATACTGGTAGTACCCAGAGTTTTGTGGATGCCGAGTTGGCTGAGCAACAACAACTGCCAGTTTCCCCTACTGGTCACATGCTGGTGACGGTGGCTAATGGTGATACTACCATCAACAAATATTTTTGTCCTAATCTAGCCTGGAATATGCAGGGATACGACTTTGTCAGTGATTTACGCATTTTACCACTTGGAGGCTGCGACATGGTTTTTGGAGTCGATTGGCTGAATCAGCTTGGTGATATTATATTCAATTTAGCTGAGCTCGGGATTTCCTTCTTTTATCAGGGCCAACACATAACTCTTCAGGGGAGTTCTTCTTTACCCACTTGCAATATGATTAGTGGTAATAATTTTTTGCAGTTTCTCAAGGACAACACCCCTGCATTTATTGGTCAATTCTTTTCTATATCAGCTGTACCTCTTGAATTAATTCATCCTGGCATTGCTACTGTTGTAGAGTCTTTCTCAGATGTTTTTTATTCCCCTACATCTTTACCACCACAAAGGGTATTAGATCACAAAATACCATTAAAGCCCAATTCTGAACCTCTCAAAGACCATATAGATGTCCTCACTTGCAAAAGACAGTGGTGGAGCAGTTG GAAAGTAAATGACATGACAATCAAAGATAAGTTCCCTATTCCTTTGATAGATGATCTGTTAGATGAGTTAAATGGTGCAAtcattttttctaaaattgaCTTGAAATCTGGTTATTATCAAATCTTGATGGATATAACTGACATTCATAAAACTGCTTTCAGAACCCATCAAGGACATTATGAATTCAAGGTTACGCCATTTGGTTTAACCAATGCTCCTGCCACTTTTTAG